One Actinoplanes missouriensis 431 DNA segment encodes these proteins:
- a CDS encoding MarR family winged helix-turn-helix transcriptional regulator, with translation MAAPERAQRDITGLLNAAGHTLSNRLAAALAEVDLTPRMQCVLIHAMEEERTQIQLAALSFLDKTTMVSTVDELEKRGLAERRQSATDRRARIIAVTDKGRRVAEEAQAIVDRVHGEALAGVAPEGRKAFLDLLTSLAGPDANPGPQPIRRARGK, from the coding sequence ATGGCTGCTCCCGAGCGCGCCCAGCGCGACATCACCGGCCTGCTCAACGCGGCCGGGCACACCCTCTCCAACCGGCTCGCGGCAGCGCTCGCCGAGGTCGATCTGACGCCCCGCATGCAGTGCGTGCTGATCCACGCCATGGAGGAGGAGCGCACCCAGATCCAGCTGGCGGCCCTCTCCTTCCTGGACAAGACGACCATGGTCAGCACCGTTGACGAACTGGAGAAGCGTGGCCTGGCCGAGCGGCGGCAGTCGGCCACCGACCGGCGCGCCCGGATCATCGCGGTCACCGACAAGGGCCGCCGGGTCGCCGAGGAGGCCCAGGCGATCGTCGACCGGGTGCACGGGGAGGCGCTCGCGGGGGTGGCGCCGGAAGGGCGGAAGGCCTTCCTCGACCTGCTGACGTCGCTGGCCGGGCCGGACGCCAACCCGG